The following are encoded in a window of Nilaparvata lugens isolate BPH chromosome 13, ASM1435652v1, whole genome shotgun sequence genomic DNA:
- the LOC120354022 gene encoding uncharacterized protein LOC120354022, whose product MQLIHPDIRTPTGWLMVVAQEGRTVLPHCSRTRVNLQEVHLSLLLYSFLEAGILDAIVEVIVSDDSFLSVRATILLGELLHLTHLLLPPECCHVTPVMPTLVSYAVRGRRSATSLTQTNFGANRHQAGSNSSAHYERFRRQMQQDEQRRMRRRREAVGGGGGGGGEGKRERRRTVSGQSCRSRTVSDSSGDRSRLDRDSVSASNEPYSAGQSKRPRKQLAYCGIYRMFSKTTQN is encoded by the exons ATGCAGTTGATCCATCCCGACATCAGGACGCCTACAGGCTGGCTGATGGTTGTGGCCCAGGAAGGGAGAACAGTCTTGCCGCATTGCTCCCGCACCAG AGTGAACCTGCAGGAAGTTCATCTATCGCTGTTGCTGTATTCGTTCCTAGAGGCTGGAATTCTGGACGCCATAGTGGAAGTAATTGTCTCAGATGACTCCTTCCTATCTGTCAGGGCCACCATTCTGCTTG GTGAACTCCTACACCTGACCCATCTGCTACTGCCGCCCGAATGCTGTCACGTGACACCAGTGATGCCAACATTGGTGTCGTATGCGGTACGCGGTCGACGCAGTGCTACCAGCTTGACGCAAACTAATTTCGGCGCCAACCGCCATCAGGCCGGCAGCAACAGTAGTGCTCACTACGAACGCTTCAGGCGTCAGATGCAGCAGGACGagcagaggaggatgaggagaaggagggaagcggtaggaggaggtggtgggGGTGGAGGAGAGGGGAAACGTGAGAGGAGGAGAACGGTTAGCGGGCAGAGTTGTCG ATCTCGCACAGTGTCGGACAGTTCGGGAGACAGAAGTAGATTGGACAGAGACAGTGTATCGGCCTCCAATGAGCCATACAGCGCTGGTCAATCTAAAC GACCTCGAAAGCAACTAGCCTACTGCGGGATATACAGAATGTTCTCAAAGACAACTCAGAACTGA
- the LOC120354099 gene encoding uncharacterized protein LOC120354099: MRQRRAATLPARGTSDRLMPGYQHIRSYSESKADEECPSADSRANLTIEGLRKNRPSSCDISSGSSTDSVQQYGKYNVADRIQTLSPIPSSGSLTTIKYPAVTNPRSRRTSVTNSVSSHKSARLSQQDAQGYATLRFLHRGRRPLLNTPIS, from the exons ATGCGACAGCGTAGGGCGGCCACCTTGCCAGCTAGAGGCACTAGTGATAGACTGATGCCTGGGTATCAGCATATACGTAGTTATAGTGAGAGCAAGGCTGATGAGGAGTGTCCCAGTGCTGATTCCAG GGCAAACTTGACTATAGAAGGTCTGCGGAAGAACCGACCCAGTAGCTGTGATATAAGCTCTGGTAGCTCCACTGATTCCGTACAGCAATATGGCAAATACAATGTGGC GGATCGTATACAAACGCTGAGCCCTATACCAAGCTCTGGCTCGCTGACTACTATCAAATACCCAGCGGTCACCAATCCAAGATCGCGCCGTACCAGCGTTACTAACAGTGTTTCGTCTCACAAGA GCGCCCGTCTAAGCCAACAGGACGCACAGGGCTACGCCACTCTACGCTTCTTGCATCGTGGTCGTCGACCGCTACTGAATACACCAATCAGCTGA